From Candidatus Eisenbacteria bacterium, a single genomic window includes:
- a CDS encoding DUF1302 family protein: MIRGGIVCATILAAALPAAATQRFGAVQLSGNLQTQNLVRTPDASTYQFIQQRNTARLRLQYDWLDHGRFLSSYDVPFIERSQVLVQWRGVYDSVYDTTPGFAPREDIHGRAYSGRRLPGALRAAGFSDRQLTLDGLTRGERDAFRFDDELREAWIEVRLRGLPLTVRAGKQQLVWGESDNFRLLDRVNPLDLTWHLQQEIPPPAFGWDELRQPLWMIHFLYDLDQIGPLSQAFLEWYWNPGDWQPAKQAYLPRPWGLPFLNPLTNPLDGAMVSGFCDGAPTKIHGGPNDGSGKCTSLIGGTKLFGQGDWSRNPAENSQVGVRLHAVTPASVELALVYFYQRWAGDDGTNSAPLAGVPRTFNPQRDLELTRGYLARGIFPAKAISPYVHTIGLSANYAEETWTQTVYRLETVYDMGIPFFDVSRVTLIDVPALPGVTKKDMWKGMIGFDRPTWIRPLNRVSTFLVTGQFFWHHLLDNPSCRAQDIAILPAQQRRRAGSCLVGGLDLPSRERPPNVAFRDKIRGWEALASLAVTGFFRGGSVVPTLGLVVDPVNQFGMEPFWSVDWFVRNDLVVNLAQRYFVTPRGHSTPIFETWGLAGFNAGRSETSLRMTLQF; encoded by the coding sequence GTGATCCGCGGCGGGATCGTGTGCGCCACGATCCTCGCGGCGGCGCTGCCCGCGGCGGCCACCCAGCGCTTCGGCGCGGTCCAGCTCTCGGGCAACCTCCAGACGCAGAACCTGGTCCGCACGCCCGACGCGTCGACGTACCAGTTCATCCAGCAGCGCAACACCGCGCGCCTGCGGCTCCAGTACGATTGGCTCGACCACGGGCGCTTCCTCTCGAGCTACGACGTCCCGTTCATCGAGCGCTCGCAGGTCCTCGTCCAGTGGCGGGGCGTCTACGACAGCGTCTACGACACGACGCCCGGATTCGCGCCGCGCGAGGACATCCACGGCCGCGCCTACAGCGGGCGCCGGCTGCCCGGCGCGCTGCGCGCGGCCGGCTTCAGCGATCGCCAGCTCACGCTGGACGGCCTCACGCGCGGCGAGCGCGATGCCTTCCGCTTCGACGACGAGCTGCGCGAGGCGTGGATCGAGGTGCGGCTGCGCGGCCTGCCACTCACGGTGCGCGCCGGAAAGCAGCAGCTCGTGTGGGGCGAGAGCGACAACTTCCGCCTGCTCGACCGCGTGAATCCTCTGGACCTCACCTGGCATCTACAGCAGGAGATCCCGCCCCCCGCGTTCGGATGGGACGAGCTGCGCCAGCCGCTCTGGATGATCCACTTCCTCTACGACCTGGATCAGATCGGACCGCTCTCGCAGGCGTTCCTCGAATGGTACTGGAATCCCGGCGACTGGCAGCCGGCGAAGCAGGCCTACCTCCCCCGCCCGTGGGGCCTGCCGTTCCTCAACCCGCTCACGAACCCGCTCGACGGCGCGATGGTGAGCGGCTTCTGCGACGGTGCGCCGACCAAGATCCACGGCGGGCCGAACGACGGCAGCGGGAAGTGCACGAGCCTCATCGGCGGCACGAAGCTCTTCGGGCAAGGCGACTGGTCGCGCAATCCCGCCGAGAACAGCCAGGTCGGCGTGCGCCTGCATGCGGTCACGCCGGCCAGCGTCGAGCTGGCGCTCGTCTACTTCTACCAGCGCTGGGCGGGCGACGACGGCACGAACTCGGCGCCGCTCGCGGGCGTGCCGCGCACGTTCAACCCGCAGCGCGATCTCGAGCTCACGCGCGGCTACCTCGCCCGGGGCATCTTCCCCGCCAAAGCCATCTCGCCGTACGTGCACACGATCGGCCTGTCGGCGAACTATGCCGAGGAGACCTGGACGCAGACCGTCTACCGCCTCGAGACGGTCTACGACATGGGCATCCCGTTCTTCGACGTCTCGCGCGTGACGCTGATCGACGTGCCGGCGCTGCCCGGCGTCACCAAGAAGGACATGTGGAAGGGCATGATCGGCTTCGATCGCCCGACCTGGATCAGGCCGCTCAACCGCGTGAGCACGTTCCTCGTGACGGGCCAGTTCTTCTGGCACCATCTTCTCGACAACCCGAGCTGCCGCGCCCAGGACATCGCGATCCTCCCGGCGCAGCAGCGACGGCGCGCGGGGTCGTGCCTCGTGGGCGGGCTCGATCTGCCCTCGCGCGAGCGGCCGCCCAATGTCGCCTTCCGCGACAAGATCCGCGGCTGGGAGGCGCTCGCGTCGCTCGCCGTCACCGGCTTCTTCCGCGGCGGCAGCGTCGTGCCGACGCTCGGGCTGGTGGTCGACCCGGTGAACCAGTTCGGCATGGAGCCGTTCTGGTCGGTCGACTGGTTCGTGCGCAACGACCTGGTCGTGAACCTGGCGCAGCGCTACTTCGTCACGCCGCGCGGTCACTCGACGCCCATCTTCGAAACCTGGGGCCTGGCCGGATTCAACGCCGGACGCTCGGAGACGAGCCTCCGCATGACGCTGCAGTTCTGA
- a CDS encoding GNAT family N-acetyltransferase, protein MSDVQVRTIEERDLPEADRIFRLAFGTFLRLPDPLAFGGDSSFVRARFLANPGAGFVATRGGELVGSNFAVRWGSFGFFGPLSVRPDLWNGGVGRRLLDPVMALFERWGIRHAGLFTFAESAKHVGLYGSYGFYPRFLTAIMSKAITAPPAATARWSRFSQGAPAAALARCREITNALYDGLDLTDEIRAVATHGFGDTVLVEDGGRLAAFAVCHVGAGTEAGSDQCFVKFGAVRPGPDASADFERLLDACEAFAAGCGAGTVMGGTNLAREAAYRRMRARGYRTVIQGVAMHRPNEPAYSRPDVFAIDDWR, encoded by the coding sequence ATGAGCGACGTCCAGGTCCGCACGATCGAGGAACGCGATCTTCCGGAGGCCGACCGCATCTTCCGGCTCGCCTTCGGGACGTTCCTTCGCCTTCCCGATCCGCTCGCGTTCGGCGGCGACTCGTCGTTCGTGCGCGCGCGCTTCCTCGCGAATCCCGGCGCCGGCTTCGTCGCGACGCGCGGCGGGGAGCTCGTCGGCTCCAACTTCGCGGTGCGCTGGGGCAGCTTTGGCTTCTTCGGGCCGCTATCGGTGCGCCCGGATCTGTGGAACGGCGGCGTGGGACGCCGGCTCCTCGATCCGGTGATGGCCCTGTTCGAGCGGTGGGGGATACGGCACGCCGGTCTCTTCACCTTCGCCGAGAGCGCGAAGCACGTGGGGCTCTACGGAAGCTACGGGTTCTACCCGAGGTTCCTGACCGCGATCATGTCGAAGGCGATCACCGCGCCGCCGGCGGCGACTGCACGCTGGTCACGCTTCTCCCAAGGCGCGCCCGCCGCGGCGCTCGCGCGCTGCCGCGAGATCACGAACGCCCTCTACGATGGGCTGGACCTCACCGACGAGATCCGCGCCGTCGCGACGCACGGCTTCGGCGACACCGTGCTGGTGGAGGACGGCGGTCGCCTCGCCGCCTTCGCCGTCTGTCACGTCGGGGCGGGCACCGAGGCGGGCAGCGACCAGTGCTTCGTCAAGTTCGGCGCCGTGCGCCCGGGTCCGGACGCGAGCGCCGACTTCGAGCGTCTCCTCGATGCATGCGAAGCCTTCGCCGCGGGGTGCGGCGCCGGCACGGTCATGGGCGGCACGAATCTCGCGCGCGAGGCGGCGTACCGCCGGATGCGCGCGCGGGGCTACCGGACGGTCATCCAGGGCGTCGCGATGCACCGCCCGAACGAGCCCGCCTACAGCCGGCCCGACGTGTTCGCGATCGACGACTGGCGCTGA
- a CDS encoding SDR family NAD(P)-dependent oxidoreductase — protein MKGLRGRHVLVTGAASGIGEAVCVRLIEEGAAVALVDRDADRLEALRAKLAGQGGRLAAFRVEVGDEAAVRAAVDGAVASLGALRGVVTSAGIFDPGDMQPLAGVELATFERTLRVNLVGTFLVVKYALPHLVAHGGAIVTVASTAGVRGHGFGSGYTASKGGVVALTRLLAEQYAGQGVRTNCICPGATDTPMTGGVYHQPEMKQRMQRAIPLGRVAEPHEIGDVACFLLSDDAAYVNGQILPVDGGATVR, from the coding sequence ATGAAGGGATTGAGAGGGCGCCACGTGCTGGTCACCGGGGCGGCGAGCGGGATCGGCGAGGCCGTCTGCGTTCGGCTGATCGAGGAGGGCGCGGCGGTAGCGCTGGTCGACCGCGATGCGGACCGGCTGGAAGCCCTGCGAGCGAAGCTCGCAGGGCAGGGCGGCCGCCTCGCGGCCTTCCGGGTCGAGGTCGGCGACGAGGCGGCCGTGCGGGCGGCGGTCGACGGCGCGGTCGCGTCCCTCGGCGCGCTCCGCGGCGTCGTCACGAGCGCCGGCATCTTCGATCCCGGCGACATGCAACCGCTCGCCGGCGTCGAGCTCGCGACCTTCGAGCGCACGCTGCGCGTGAACCTCGTGGGGACGTTCCTGGTCGTGAAGTACGCGCTCCCGCATCTGGTGGCGCACGGCGGCGCCATCGTGACCGTGGCGTCGACCGCCGGGGTGCGCGGCCACGGCTTCGGGAGCGGCTACACGGCGTCGAAGGGCGGTGTCGTGGCGCTGACGCGTCTCCTCGCCGAGCAGTACGCGGGGCAGGGCGTGCGCACGAACTGCATCTGTCCGGGGGCCACCGACACCCCGATGACGGGCGGCGTCTACCACCAGCCCGAGATGAAGCAGCGCATGCAGCGCGCGATTCCGCTCGGCCGCGTCGCCGAGCCGCACGAGATCGGCGACGTCGCGTGCTTCCTTCTCTCCGACGACGCCGCCTACGTGAACGGTCAGATCCTGCCCGTCGACGGCGGCGCGACGGTGCGATGA
- the prfB gene encoding peptide chain release factor 2 (programmed frameshift) — MLAELRERVRGLDARVAELGRHLDLPGLQKRAEELTEQAARPDLWNDPKRAQEVTRENARVGATINGWKAQREGVDEAQIFLELAEEGDAEALAELQAKVGAVTSTLDQLELQQLLGGEHDAGNAIVEIHPGAGGLEAQDWAEMLLRMYLRWCERRGFKTELLEHQPGEGAGIKSATFTVAGPYAFGYAKAESGVHRLVRISPFDANARRQTSFASVLVVPDIEDEIEIEVRDEDLRIDTYRSSGAGGQHVNKTDSAVRLTHLPSGIVVACQNERSQHKNKAMAMKILKARLYEMEQRKQQEKMEQLAGNKSDIGFGHQIRSYVLHPYRMVKDHRTNTEVGNADGVLDGDLDPFIDAYLRSQLAGGAKK, encoded by the exons TTGCTGGCCGAGCTGCGCGAGCGGGTGCGGGGGCTCGACGCGCGCGTCGCCGAGCTCGGGAGGCATCTT GACCTCCCGGGCTTGCAGAAGCGCGCCGAGGAGCTGACCGAGCAGGCGGCGCGTCCGGATCTCTGGAACGATCCCAAGCGCGCGCAGGAGGTGACGCGCGAGAACGCCCGCGTCGGCGCGACCATCAACGGGTGGAAGGCGCAGCGGGAAGGGGTCGACGAGGCGCAGATATTCCTCGAGCTCGCCGAGGAGGGCGACGCCGAGGCGCTGGCCGAGCTGCAGGCGAAGGTCGGCGCCGTCACGAGCACGCTCGATCAGCTCGAGCTGCAGCAGCTCCTGGGCGGCGAGCACGATGCCGGCAACGCGATCGTCGAGATCCATCCCGGCGCCGGCGGGCTCGAGGCGCAGGACTGGGCCGAGATGTTGCTGCGGATGTATCTGCGCTGGTGCGAGCGGCGTGGCTTCAAGACCGAGCTGCTCGAGCATCAGCCCGGCGAGGGCGCGGGCATCAAGAGCGCCACGTTCACCGTCGCGGGCCCGTACGCCTTCGGCTACGCCAAGGCCGAGAGCGGCGTCCATCGCCTGGTGCGCATCTCGCCGTTCGACGCCAACGCGCGCCGCCAGACGTCGTTCGCGTCCGTGCTCGTGGTCCCCGACATCGAGGACGAGATCGAGATCGAGGTGCGGGACGAGGACCTCCGCATCGACACGTACCGGTCGTCGGGGGCCGGCGGGCAACACGTGAACAAGACCGACTCGGCGGTGCGCCTGACGCACCTGCCGTCGGGCATCGTGGTCGCCTGCCAGAACGAGCGCTCGCAGCACAAGAACAAGGCGATGGCGATGAAGATCCTGAAGGCGCGCCTCTACGAGATGGAGCAGCGCAAGCAGCAGGAGAAGATGGAGCAGCTCGCGGGCAACAAGTCCGACATCGGCTTCGGCCACCAGATCCGCTCGTACGTCCTGCACCCCTACCGGATGGTGAAGGACCACCGGACCAACACCGAGGTCGGCAACGCCGACGGCGTGCTCGACGGCGACCTCGACCCGTTCATCGACGCCTACCTCCGCTCGCAGCTCGCCGGCGGGGCGAAGAAGTGA
- a CDS encoding choice-of-anchor Q domain-containing protein codes for MRTAIGLVLLVFAARSGPAADFNIGPGDAASLQKALTVAAATPEADTITLAAGSTYSITTAVEGNQALPSITTPITIVGNGATIERATSFVGDMRILRIAGPFGDVTLRNVTIRGGRLSSGAAGAGALSVGLGLTIEDSTFTDNRCDDAAQLGQGGAVYMDAPLTIRNSTLSQNHANKGGAIANPFGRTLTIERSHIVDNVAAGLGASGGGVGGAIATTFGEIAMTDSTVAGNQALAPPTGNALGGGIANEDGNWTITRSTVSGNSATSTAPSTGNALGGGMYSTGGGTITLVNSTVSGNRVLMAGAARVDGGGVAAEGAGSWTLRNVTIAGNNLPAAPANRRGGGIFVSGPTFHVQNSIIGDNVADAGPDCFTTVGSTIVSGGYTLFESTAGCAIATGTGDVTGQDAFLGPLADNGGLTLTHALGAASPAENAGNPENPGQDADACETVDQRCFGRPAGGRCDMGAVEQGAIAVCADVTTTTTTTTLPAGCGLSAATFASILCRLDELIADVQGTAALGKQQAKLLQSAQSGRDKTTDAQSLSSAGKAKPAKKKLKKAARAVTSFVHRLSSRSARKSIPTETRQPLLDAAAPIAADLKTLSQSL; via the coding sequence ATGCGTACGGCGATCGGCCTCGTCCTCCTCGTCTTCGCGGCGCGCTCCGGCCCCGCGGCCGACTTCAACATCGGGCCCGGCGACGCGGCGTCGCTCCAGAAGGCGCTGACGGTCGCCGCCGCCACGCCCGAGGCGGACACCATCACGCTCGCGGCCGGGTCGACGTACAGCATCACGACGGCCGTCGAGGGCAACCAGGCGCTCCCGAGCATCACGACGCCGATCACGATCGTCGGCAACGGCGCGACGATCGAGCGCGCCACGAGCTTCGTCGGCGACATGCGCATCCTGCGCATCGCCGGGCCGTTCGGGGACGTGACGCTCCGGAACGTCACCATTCGCGGCGGGCGTCTTTCGAGCGGCGCCGCCGGGGCGGGAGCGCTCAGCGTCGGGCTCGGGCTCACGATCGAGGACAGCACGTTCACCGACAATCGCTGCGACGACGCCGCGCAGCTCGGCCAGGGCGGTGCCGTCTACATGGACGCGCCGCTGACCATCCGGAACAGCACGCTCAGCCAGAACCACGCCAACAAGGGTGGGGCGATCGCGAACCCGTTCGGGCGTACGCTCACGATCGAGCGCTCCCACATCGTGGACAACGTCGCCGCGGGGCTCGGCGCTTCTGGCGGCGGCGTGGGCGGCGCGATCGCGACGACGTTCGGGGAGATCGCGATGACCGACTCGACGGTCGCCGGGAACCAGGCGCTCGCGCCGCCGACCGGCAACGCGCTCGGGGGCGGCATTGCGAACGAGGACGGCAATTGGACCATCACGCGATCGACGGTGAGCGGCAACAGCGCGACGTCGACCGCGCCGAGTACGGGGAACGCCCTCGGGGGCGGCATGTATTCGACGGGGGGCGGCACGATCACGCTCGTCAACAGCACCGTGAGCGGCAACCGGGTCCTCATGGCGGGTGCCGCGCGCGTCGACGGCGGCGGCGTCGCGGCCGAGGGCGCCGGGTCGTGGACGCTGCGCAACGTGACGATCGCGGGGAACAACCTGCCGGCCGCTCCGGCGAACCGGCGCGGCGGCGGGATCTTCGTGTCCGGCCCGACCTTCCACGTGCAGAACTCGATCATCGGCGACAACGTCGCCGACGCGGGCCCCGACTGCTTCACCACCGTGGGGAGCACGATCGTGTCGGGGGGCTACACGCTGTTCGAGAGCACCGCCGGCTGCGCGATCGCGACCGGAACGGGCGACGTGACGGGGCAGGACGCGTTCCTCGGGCCGCTCGCCGACAACGGCGGCCTCACGCTCACGCACGCGCTCGGCGCGGCCAGCCCGGCGGAGAACGCCGGCAATCCCGAGAATCCCGGGCAGGACGCCGACGCGTGCGAGACCGTCGACCAGCGCTGCTTCGGCCGGCCCGCCGGCGGTCGCTGCGACATGGGCGCGGTGGAGCAGGGTGCGATCGCCGTCTGCGCCGACGTCACCACCACGACCACCACGACGACGCTACCCGCCGGCTGCGGCCTCTCCGCCGCGACCTTCGCGTCGATCCTGTGCCGTCTCGACGAGCTCATCGCCGACGTCCAGGGCACCGCCGCCCTCGGCAAGCAGCAGGCGAAGCTCCTCCAGAGCGCCCAGTCGGGGCGCGACAAGACCACCGACGCGCAAAGCCTCTCGTCCGCCGGCAAGGCGAAGCCCGCCAAGAAGAAGCTGAAGAAGGCCGCCCGCGCCGTCACGAGCTTCGTACACCGCCTGAGCTCCCGCAGCGCCCGCAAGTCCATCCCCACCGAAACGCGCCAGCCCTTGCTGGACGCCGCCGCCCCGATCGCCGCCGACCTCAAGACTCTCTCACAGAGCCTCTAG
- a CDS encoding phosphoribosyltransferase family protein, whose amino-acid sequence MSATAERVRAILEGARAIITGSHIVYTSGRHGSAYVNKDAVYPDTARVAELCRFLADAAAPLRPEIVCGPAMGGIILAQWTGHHLGIPAVYAEKADAGGMALRRGYDALVAGRRVLVVEDILNTGGSVKDAVAAVRAAGGDVAGVAALVNRGRVTAADVGVPALAALLDVELEAWDAAACPLCRDGVPVNTTVGKGREFLAKRRQTG is encoded by the coding sequence GTGAGCGCGACCGCCGAGCGCGTGCGTGCGATCCTCGAGGGCGCGCGGGCGATCATCACCGGCAGCCACATCGTCTACACCTCGGGCAGGCACGGCAGTGCCTACGTGAACAAGGACGCCGTCTACCCCGACACCGCGCGCGTCGCCGAGCTCTGTCGCTTCCTCGCCGACGCCGCCGCGCCGCTGCGCCCCGAGATCGTGTGCGGGCCGGCGATGGGCGGCATCATCCTCGCCCAGTGGACCGGACATCACCTGGGCATCCCGGCGGTCTACGCCGAGAAGGCGGACGCGGGCGGCATGGCCCTGCGACGTGGCTACGATGCGCTGGTCGCCGGACGGCGCGTGCTGGTCGTCGAGGACATCCTCAATACCGGCGGCTCGGTGAAGGACGCGGTCGCGGCGGTGCGCGCCGCGGGCGGCGACGTCGCCGGCGTCGCGGCTCTCGTGAACCGCGGGCGCGTCACCGCCGCGGACGTGGGCGTGCCCGCGCTCGCCGCGCTCCTCGACGTCGAGCTCGAGGCGTGGGACGCGGCCGCGTGCCCGCTCTGCCGCGACGGCGTGCCGGTGAACACGACCGTCGGAAAGGGACGCGAGTTCCTCGCGAAGCGCCGCCAGACCGGTTGA